The DNA window CAGCTAATGCACATCCTAACCGCACGAGTTGGTGAACATAATGCTGTTGTCGTAAGTCAAAAGACCTTGGCAGCATTGATGAAATGCAGCCGTCGCACAGTTCAACGCGCCGTAGATGTTTTAGCCGAGGATCGTTGGATAGAGATACGTCAGATTGGGGAAAATGGCACCGTAAATGCCCACATCATCAATGATCGGGTAGCATGGTCGGGTAAGCGTGACGGCCTGCGCTACTCGCTGTTCAGTGCTGCGGTCATCATATCGGAAGCGGAACAACCTGACTTTGAGGAACTGGGCCAACAGGTGCCGCTCCGCCGTTTGCCATCATTGTTCCGAGATGAGCGCCAATTACCAAGCGGCCCCGGACTCCCCCGCCAGCGCAGCCATTCCTTGACGGTATGGAACCAGACTTGCCTGCCACCCAACAGTCGGAACCTGACCCAGCGATGCAGGAGGAACTCTCCCAGCTAGTCACGGGCCTAGGTAACAAACTCCGTGCATCCGATACATCGCCCGATGATGATGCAACCGGTATATAGATACTACACAGGACACCTTAACAGCGAGTGACACTATGAGTATCACCCTAAGAGAAGCGTCGGAAAAGGTCGGTGTCACCCGCCAAACGCTCATGAAAGCAATCAAGACAGGCCGCGTTTCTGGCCAAAAGTCAGATAATGGCGAGTGGCGGATTGAGCCTGTCGAACTGTTCCGCGTATGGCCCCCTGTAAATGAGGTGCAGCAACCTTTACAGCCTGATATAACAGGTAGTGACACCCCGGTTTACAGGCTGAAAACAGGCTGTTGCGTGAGCAGGTTGCGGAACTGCGCGAAGAACGGAACGCTTGGCGAGAACAGGCACAACGGCTTGCCCTGACCGATCAGCGCGCTGCCCCTCAACCTACTCCACAGCGCGGTTTCTGGTCGCGCCTGTTCAGCCGCCAGGGCGACAGCCCTAGCGGCGAGGAATAAACCATGGATGCTCCAACCGGCCCTTTATGGTCCCAAACGCAGGCCATTGCCTATGAGGTCGCGCTGGAGGCCATCAACGATGTGATCGCGGGATATAGTGAACAGATCGCGCTAGAGCAGACCCATCCCTCGCCGAACACAGCCCGGATTACTTGGCTGGAAATGCGAACCGATCAGGCCGTTTCAGTCCACCACTCGCTTAACGTGTGCGATGACGGCAACGTGCAGCAGGTAATTTCAGAATTTAGTGCTATCGTCCGCGCAAGGGATGAAGGGCGCTGATCCTAATGGAACCTGTCGCAAAACGCCTGATTGTCGGTCGGGAAGAGAGCGCCCTGCTGCCCCACCAAAGCATTGGCGGGCAGCTGACTCAGGCTAAACGATGCAAAGCAGCGTCATTTGGGGAAGTGGATGCCGCATAGCTTGTTTCCATCTGGATCGCGGAAGTACGCGAGTACGATCGTACCCATAGACGCTGTTTCGCGAGGGCCGGGCGCTAACTCGATCGACGTGCCACCATTGGCGACTGCAACATCATGAAACTGCTTCACCTGCTCTGGCGAATCGCATGAAAAAGCAACTGTGCTGCCATTCGCGACGGTTGCCGATTCGTCATTGATCGGCTGGGTGACAATGAAATTGGCCCCATTCCCACTGTTGTAGATCAGGCGCGTGTGGCCACTGTCGGCCACGTTGATCGTCGCCTCCCCAACTCCGAGGGTGCCAAGCACCGTGTCGTAAAAGCGCTTTGCCCGCTCGATGTCGTTCGATCCAACCATCGTGTGAAAAAGCATGCATCTTCTCCTACTTGGGCCGCGCCATGATTGAACACTGCCCGTGCTCGGCTATAGCAGGATCGAGCGTCCGGTCACGCTTGGATCGTTGGGCTGAGGTTGGGATGCTTGAGCCGATAGGGACAGAAGTCGAACCTTGGTCGATGGGCGACAGGCAGCTATTTTCGCCCTCGTTCGTGTCGCCTGCTCTAAAGACGACTGGCGGCTATCGCCTGATTGTCGGCCGTGCATCTGTTTGTAAGATAATTCCACTACCTCCGCAAAGGCAGGAGGATATAGAATGGCTGGCTATTCGGACGCACATGTTGTGCGGTTTAATCGTTATCGCGTGATAGCGGCATCCACATTTCGTGTACTGCGATGGTCTGTTGCATTACCACTTGTGGGGTTAGTCATTCTCAACATCATGTTGCCGCTGATGCTGTTTCCGACTCTGTTTGCGCCTTGGCTGATGATCAAATCGTCAATGAAGGCAGGTTTTGTCCCAAGCCTAATTACGGTCGTTGTTCATTTCTTCTTGGCGAGGCGTACCCCCCGATTTTGGATGATCCCGATCACCGTTTGCGTCTCAACCGTGACCGCATGGCTTTGGTGGGGGCTGGTTTTTGAGTTCGAACCTTCAAGAGCGAAAGCTCTACGGGATCCGAGTTGGATTGTTCTGGGGATCGCCGCGTTGGCATCACTTCCTCTCGCAATCTGGGCGCGGCCGACTGGCAGATCAATCGTCTAACCGGTTGTCGGCAAACACATGAATCCGCGCATGGCTAACCGGCACACTCACGACCGCGCCGCCGCCGCGATCTGGCTGCACGAAAAACCCTGCCGGATTGAGAATATGCACGAAAACCCCGATTTCAGGGTTTTCCGTCATCCTCATCGGCTCATGCCACGATCACGTTGCAGGACCAGCTCGCGCTCATGGAGCAACTGGCCCACCGCGCGCGCCATCTGGGGTTCGCGCTGGATCCGCTCGATGTAGAGATCCTTGGTGTGCTGGTTCGCCCCGTTATAGGCATCCACCGCCTTGCGGAGCGCCTCCGGGGTCGCCTTCCAGTCGCTGTTATGGTCGCCATAGCCATGGGCGCCCGCATCGCGCTTCCCGGCTATGGTCCTGAACTTCTCCGCCACCTTCTCACGGTCCTGCGCCTGCTGGCGCTCCTGTGCCTGCTCGCGGGTGCGCTCGGCGACAAGCCGCTCCTGACGCTGCGCCTCGGCTGCATCGCGCCGATCGCGATCGACCGCGCCGCTCAAGGTGGCCGCGAACGCATGCAGCCTCCCCGATATCCGCTGCCCTGCATCGCGCAGCCACTCGGTCCCCCGCTCTATATACTGGCGCAGGCCCCGCTGCTCGATGACGCCGGCGTTGTGCTGGCCCACCATCGTTACTGGCTCATAGGCCCG is part of the Sphingobium sp. Z007 genome and encodes:
- a CDS encoding VOC family protein, encoding MLFHTMVGSNDIERAKRFYDTVLGTLGVGEATINVADSGHTRLIYNSGNGANFIVTQPINDESATVANGSTVAFSCDSPEQVKQFHDVAVANGGTSIELAPGPRETASMGTIVLAYFRDPDGNKLCGIHFPK
- a CDS encoding helix-turn-helix domain-containing protein, with protein sequence MDKDDAPLRHLRRVLKMSELVKRQPPGHWVQTERAAHEAWASLIEKAPKAAQLMHILTARVGEHNAVVVSQKTLAALMKCSRRTVQRAVDVLAEDRWIEIRQIGENGTVNAHIINDRVAWSGKRDGLRYSLFSAAVIISEAEQPDFEELGQQVPLRRLPSLFRDERQLPSGPGLPRQRSHSLTVWNQTCLPPNSRNLTQRCRRNSPS